From Triticum aestivum cultivar Chinese Spring chromosome 4A, IWGSC CS RefSeq v2.1, whole genome shotgun sequence, a single genomic window includes:
- the LOC123083617 gene encoding uncharacterized protein, with amino-acid sequence MMLCLDPWSMPMVVSSSYASSVAAAEAALAVCDVSPNHGNISITQEQAEQTSNPDHVRNSLLMNSGFKFYLVQLLFQYDYGHEAWPACHVLDTGCMMFVTHKGNDFEQECKTLARCFPTIPDVSWVDRLSFPLLKSVVKLENLIEQLQKYFIFQEVELSLGGS; translated from the exons ATGATGCTATGCCTGGACCCTTGGAGTATGCCTATGGTGGTGTCATCTTCCTATGCGTCGAGCGTTGCAGCGGCCGAGGCTGCCCTGGCTGTGTGTGATGTGTCCCCTAACCATGGCAACATCAGCATCACCCAAGAGCAAGCAGAACAAACGAGTAATCCTGACCATGTGAGAAATTCTCTACTGATGAATTCAGGGTTCAAATTTTACCTAGTGCAGTTACTGTTCcaatatgattacggacatgaagCTTGGCCTGCTTGCCATGTTCTTGACACTGGCTGCATGATGTTTGTTACTCATAAGGGGAATGACTTTGAACAAGAATGCAAGACACTTGCTAGATGCTTCCCCACTATTCCAGATGTTTCCTGGGTGGATAGACTTTCATTCCCATTACTTAAGTCTGTTGTCAAGTTAGAAAATCTCATTGAGCAGTTGCAGAAGTATTTCATTTTCCAG GAAGTGGAATTGTCACTAGGAGGGAGCTGA